Within Cyprinus carpio isolate SPL01 chromosome A11, ASM1834038v1, whole genome shotgun sequence, the genomic segment CCTCGATCCATGGGTGTACATTCTGCTGCGCAAAGCTGTTCTGAAGAGACTGTTTCAGGTGGCGTTGAGACTTTGCAGTCCTCACTTGACATTTCGGTTCCAGTGGCAGGGCAGCACTCTGGGGAGCTCCAGGATGGAGGCCAGCAGCTCAGTGATCAGCAGACCAGACTTCATCTGCCTGCAGGGACCTTTCCTACCAGACACTGCCATCCAATCATGCAGCTCACCTCCCCTGACGGCAGATGAGAGACCTCCATTCACAGATATTTAATCATGACTGTTTCAGAGAGCCATGCGATGTCTCTCATAGAGGGAATCTGCATTCAATTGAAAATTCAGTCTGATGTCAACCACAGAGTGGTTTTCATTAGCAGAAGTACAATGTGagagaaaaatatacaaatagtTTCCTGCATACTGAATTTTAATCAACCTAAGACATTTGTTCAAATGAAGAGCAAGGTCTAAACATGCTTTTGAAGTTTCAGTCTGTTGCGTCAAGCAACTGTGTTTTGAGACTTCAGCAATCATCAGCAAACTTATTtggttaaatgtttcaaatatagtaaatatatatcaaTGTATGTATGAGGTGTTATGCATCCAATATACAGTGTGTCTGTCATCATCATGATGTTTGCATTTTAAGATAGCTACAGATTTTAAGTGTCTCTGtttgaaatgtaaacattataaTTTGCTGCTGTAAAGAgctttttaaatacacatttttgtgtCAATGTACTACAAAATATAAACGTCAAAATAAAGATACAACAATCATGTGTTACATAATGCTTATGTTGtctgttattaaattataaagtgTGTTCTATCTTATAGAAATTATGGTCACAGGACAAATGAACAAGTAATCTGTCACATCTGTGACCAGTGGGATAATAACAGAATAAatatgcatagatagatagatagttatttcattatttcagccCGAGCCGCTAGAGGGCAGCATCACTGCTGTTCgtcattaaaacagcaaaaacaacgTGACGTGTTTAGTTTTATTAGTCTGACCACTTCCGCCCTGTTCATTCAACGCATGCTTCTCTGCGCAGCTGCGTTTATCAGGTCAGTAATGAGCAGCGTTATGTGTTTATGTGAAATGTTCATCATTCGGGATGATTGGGCGGTAGCGTTACTCGTCGTGTGTGCTGTAAGTTAGTGGCTGCGCGCgctgtttttgttgtgatgtgattgtgaggtgtgtgtgtgaggctggaGTGATGCACTCAGCTCAGATTGTGCACCGTCAGGATTTCTCTTTATTCTCCGTCACTGCGACATGTGTGAGGGACAGAGACGGAGGTAAAGACAGAGAAGCCTGGAATGTTCCTCAGAGCGACGACGAACGAGTTTTGACGACAAACTGCGCCAGTGTTTTCATCTCGTGGGCCCTGATCTCATCGGCGGTCCCTCTCTCTGTCACTGCACAGCTCTGAGAGGAGCACAGCGCAGCTTCACAGCACATCGTGCGCTGGGGATACAGTTAACATGATTACGTGCCAGTCTGTGTTAAAGTAATAACCGTATTTATTGAAGATTTATATTAGATagataatgaaaatgtattttccagGGAGTCCATAGtgtaatataactaaatataattgtgtgtgtgtgtgtgtgggtcaaaGACGAGATGTGCCGTGTTGTTGTCcacaaataaatttacaaaaaatattttatacacacatagCACGTTAAGTGCatgtaaagtgtctactttaaagggatactccatgccaaaatgaaaattttgtcattaatcacttacccccatgtcattccaaactcataaaagcttcattcgtcttgggaacacattttaagattttttggatgaaaacctggaggcctgtgactgtcccatagactgccaagtaaataacattgtcaaggtccataaaagatatgaaagtcgtcatcagattactccatctgccatcagacgtgcaatctgggttttatgaagcaacgagaacacttaagcgaagaaaacaaaaataacgacttcattctataattcctttgtcaacagtctcctctgtgtctctccatatgctgcgtatgctcttctgtatcatccgcgccacaaggatgcgctgttttatttcaaatcaaagctaaatacacgtagaaacagcgcatccttgtggcgcggataaTACggaagagcatacagtgatatagagagacacagaggagaccgttgacaaaggaattatagaatgaagtcgttatttttgttttatactatggggccgttgaatgcttgaatctgattggctgacgaacgttctgaggtgtgcaattattttctgggaaacccacgacgaacgtagttccaggcagctctcttgactgCATTACAGTTCCACATCACTTCGCATATATTAAAGCTATAATAACAGCcacacagtttgcacaaaaaggtgttgtcagcgctgccctgacgattttatcagttagcctgtacagtgtagcaacttaaaggctacacatgacatttctcactagcgatgtaataacagcgctgtttagaggcgctgcagcagaagagtgtttagagacgcacagaggtacgttagcctaattcacacaatctctctctccatgtgtctctgtttctctctctctttctaataacttcattaataactgcattagaatgctatcaacgtctcaagcctccgttaccatGTTTAAAACAACGTTTTGGTTCTaacaaaagaggcattggatgagatgcggaagaaatagtcctactcacaatagtgatttaagtaaaaaaaccggacgaatccctttaaataaatcatcggttcgatgtcttgaggtgtggtaaccgttgtataagcggaataattgactctgggcCGCTTCGCGTCATGATCGCGTTGCcgcctcgggtgtgcattatttttccaataattcaacggcccgtcctcaattattccttacttcttcgcttacaaaaagtgttcccgtcgcttcgtataacccagattgcgcgtctgatggcagatggagtaatctgatgacgactttcataccttttatggaccttgacactgttatttatttggcagtctatgggacagtctcaggcctcccggttttcatccaaaatatcttaaattgtgttccaaagatgaacgaagcttttacgggtttggaacgacatgggggtaagtgattaatgaccaaattttcattttggggtggagtatccctttaatgtttcacataactttttgaaaataaatgtgaaaatatgtgtGAAATAATGTTCCACGTTTATTCAGCGTAACACATTTATgtaatattcacaattttaaaaatggagTCCACAGCACAAATGTAACCGTGATGTCACAAAGAAACACTATTTTATAAATCACTTGCCAGCTGATcgatgataaaaacattgacagccaatgagaatccatcctgctttaaagagctcgaGTGGCAGGCGACAAAACTTAAAGAAATGCTGGAATAAACAATGTTATCATGCATtgatgtggacgctaatatctttatcgttatagttatcattcgTAGTGTGAATAAGATATAGTGAATAAAAATTTTGCATAAGTGCATATTAAAGGATTTGGATAAtaaagaatttgtttttgtttgtttcagaagTCAGTATGAATCAAGAGAAACTGGCTAAACTTCAAGCCCAGGTCCGGATAGGGGGCAAGGTAAGAAATATTATCCATGAACCCTGATCAATGATTATTTTCAacatgtattactttttttttgtttttttttttttgctcagttttgctttgttttctacAGGGAACAGCACGCAGAAAGAAGAAGGTGGTGCACAGAACAGCAACGGCTGATGACAAGAAACTCCAGAGTTCATTAAAGAAGCTTGCGGTCAATAACATAGCCGGCATTGAAGAGGTAGATCAGTAGCTCTCCAGTCTTTCCTCACTGATATCCTTCTGTCCTGTTCAGACAGCATTGAGAATTCGATCTTGTTTTGCAGGTGAATATGATTAAAGATGATGGCACGGTCATTCACTTCAATAACCCCAAAGTGCAGGCGTCTCTGTCTGCTAATACGTTCGCCATCACCGGCCACGCAGAGACCAAACAGCTCACGGAGATGCTCCCGGGAATCCTCAGTCAGCTCGGCGCTGACAGTCTCACAAGTCTGCGCAAGCTCGCCGAGCAGTTTCCCAGACAGGGTGAGCACAGAGGCGGTTTGGAAATAGGGGTGGATTTAGAGTTTAGTGTAGATGCTGACATTGATGTTTTGTTACTTTTCGTTCTCGAAAACAAAGCTCCGAAAGCAGAGGATATCGATGAAGAAGACGATGACGTCCCAGGTATGAAGGTTATTCTTTCGAGCGAGACTTTCAATTGCAAGATGCAGATTTAAGTCGTTTTATTCTCTCCTCGCAGATCTTGTAGAGAACTTCGACGAGGCATCAAAGAACGAGGCAAACTGAACGTTGGGCCTTCAGTAACTGCTGTTCAGGGCAAAGTCTCctgcagtatttttaaattaGAGTGACAGACATATCATTTCAACACTATCAGTGAAACCAGAGACTTTTATATCGTAAATTGGCTGTTTCAGATCCATGCCTGTCCTTTCTCCTGCATTTATACAGAAGGATGGATGGTAACATGAATGCTTAACAGTCGTAAATCTTAACAACACATTTCTAGTTGAAATgctataaatgctataaaaattggtcttaatgattttttttttctgttgattaaataaaaaataaagctcatAAAACTTTTCTATATGGTGTTTTGCTTTTCCTGTAGATGCTTGAAGAGATTTGTCATGGGGTCTCTAGTGTCATTattaagtgtattattattattattattattattattattattattattattacaagagtaaaatatgttttccctttgaaatgtttaaaatgctaaCTAGGTTGCACCAAAACACTAAGgataattttttcctttttatgtttACAGTATAATAGCTGCCTAGAAACTGCATGTTTGTTAAATATGTTAGCAAAATCATCAAATAAAGATGGTTAATGATCATTTTATCGGCAAATAACGACAATAACCAagcagctgcaaaaaaaaaaaagccattcataacaaaaacaaaaaaaaaaaccttaacaaatATACTtaccattcatttatttatttatttaacccatGACCACTGTTTGCAAACTGACTATATTTTTATCTATTACATTTCAATAATCATAACATATACAGTGAGTTACGAGGGGTTCACATTTATGTATTCTCAGTGAATTTTCACaggcgaaatccagtcatttcaataggaatccgtTTCTCATGCATATTTCGCAACACGTCCACATTTTTCAGACGAATTTTTCACTTTCCAACACAGTTGCACGAGCTGCACTTCATACATGACCACAGTATTTGACAAGAAGAGTTTTGCTATAATCAAACACATTTTGGATGATTAAAGGCGTTTTTATCTACAGTAATGAGAACAGTTATCTTATATACTCAAGCAATAGAAATACCATAAAAGCGATGTGTTATATTAACCCTCTGGTTCTGTTCACTTATTGTTCGCGGGCAAAAGTGACCGAACACCTGAAATTTAACTTTTtggccataaaatatttttgttcaataatattttttaattttttattttgagataatttcatggtactaattataatattttttttccccaattgaaaataatactaatttttatttttaataggctatgtttatattaattttaaattatggcAGCATTTCATGGACAAATGGAGacaatgcctttaaaatccaGCTTTTGAAGGCAGATTAGTTCCATCTGGTTGgagtataaaaagaaaaacatctaaaatttCATCAGCCACTAGATTCCTATAGAGCTCTATATAAAAGGCTCACTtacttacttttattaatttgtggatttggatatatatatttagacattctttttattaaggttttttttttggggggggggggggggggggggttgaaatGTGAAAAGTGAATGTGTGATTGGGTGTGTCTGATATTTTATAGtgtcaccccttcattgctgtgcactttttttctgcATCGTGATTTTACAACATCTCTCTGTATTTTGGTGATTTTTGACCAAGAACAACAAGTGTGACTTTTTTACGACCATTAACATTATTGCGACTGCCTTAAAACTCAGACCAGAGGGTTAATAATGTGAGATAAAGAGGAGACCAAGGAGAAGATTGAACTCGCTCTGCTCAAGTGATTGCGACGCCCCTGTGAACGCGCGTTCATCTCGAGCGCCGCCGCGCAGCCTCGCGCAGACCTCTGATGACAAGCACAAGTGCACAGAGGTGGCGATGGGAAGCACAGATCCTGGTAATTACTTGCATGTATTATATGTATTCCTTCATTGCACCACTATCGAGCGCTAAAACGATCTCTAGTTCTTGTGGGAGTTTCGGGGTTTAGTTGAGATAATTATTGTAAGTGAGGATGTGGTAATTGGCTCTTGTTGGCGGTTCTGTGTCGCATTGCTGTAGTCACAGCAGCCACAGGCGAGAGTGATGTACATCAGCCATATATGAACGCATGTGCGTTTACAACGCAGCTTGCCATTAACCAAAAGAGATGCGGAATTACCGCAGGAACCTGTGTCCACGCAAACGCGCTGAAGATGTTGTCTTGTGTGAAGCTTGCGGCGGCTCGTCTGCAATGCAGTGCTGCTGAGAGAATAACCGAACGCGCATTCATTCCTCCCTGCGGTAACAGATGCTACACTAACTTTTTGGCCGACAATTTCGGAATAGACGGACAATAGGCGAAAACTGTAATGCTGTGATGTTCTGACACTTCGTAGACTAGAACGCTCCCATAATTACAAGCGCGCGACGCGTTCTAGTGTGTCGCGTTGCGTCGCTGGAAGTGTAGATGGGTGAGGTGAGGCGACAAGATTGGACTCCAAAACAGCAGTGCTTTtcagcacttttttattttttgcagctgTTGTATTAATGCATCtggatttgtgtttttaatttacattgaaATGCGTTAGTTTGGATTCAGCTGCGTTCATGCGTTCATCATATAATTATGAATATGTGTATCTGCAAATGCACCCATGCAGACGAGTCATTCTGCACACTCAGCAAATCCTCAGTGATGCAGaacctgtgtctgtgtgtctgagagtgtggcACACCATTAACTACAGTAGGGTACATGTCCAAAGAATATAAAATGCTGAAATTTACTGAGATTTATATGGCTGAAAAGGAAGATAAAATTGTTGTCACTTTATATTTCCtagtaaaatgatatttaaatgctttttttgttgattcaaaacatataatgcaatgcaatacaatgataatTGAAAGATGAACAAATATGCATTCCTTAAAAACCTGATGGATCATATTTGGACTCGCAttttaatatgataaaaaaaaaaaaaaatctggataacAAGTAAACCGAAGTTGCTTCAGTCAAGTATGTTCATCTTAAAAATACTACtaagaatataaaatgtattttaatgtttacccTATAAAGATCAGTACAGATTTCACAGCAAAGAGACACATGAACCACAAGCTAAAGGGGGACGTTTTCAGAATGGCATTTTACTTGCTAAAACATATCATTCAGACGATAGAAGCATGTGGTTGATTGAAATGGTTGGCTTTATGGGGTTAAAATAAAGAAAGCCAAGCAGTCCTGACAAATCCACTAGGCTTCCGGGAATTTATATATCTGAGTCATCTTTTGCAGGACTTTGTGCGGGCCATGGCGTGACGGTTTGAGGGTAGAACAAGGCTCCAGGTGGGCTAATGTATGATCAGTAACCCTCTCGCTTTGAGCTCCCTCCACTGAGACTATGAGGCAAGCAGTAACCGCCACTCTGTCTGTGTGGAGCGAGAGGCGTTTCGGATACTCCACCCTGAAGGACTCCAGTGAGTCGCTGCTGGACGAGCGCAAGCTGAGGCCTGGTCTAAAAGAGGACTCTGTCATTGAAGAGAAAGAGCGGGCAGAGAATGAGCAGGAGCAGCTGGAGGCTGTGCTGGGACTTCCATCGTCTCCTGTGGAGGACACCCACATAACGGACAGCCCAGGGCCCTTGGACCACCCGCTAGACTGCAAGAAGAGTGGTGAGATGGAAGCGTCACTAGTATCTGGCAGGAAGAGGGGTTCACTTGGTGCTTTGCCCATGCAGCGCTGCAGTTCCCTGGGCACTACGGCCCCGCAGTGGGTCCCTGATTCTCAGGCACCAGCGTGCATGAAATGTGGATCCAAATTCTCCTTCACCAAAAGACGCCATCACTGCAGAGCGTGTGGGAAGGTGAGAGATGCATGTGGAAAtttaagtttaaagggatagttcaccccaaaatgcaaattctgtcatcatttactcatcctaaagttgttccaaccctgtattagtttctttcttctggacacagaatatattgatatttgataCCACTTTCAATactatttacaataatataataaggcTAGAATATGACAGTgaggtatatttttatattaataaaaaacactggTGAACttacactgtaaactggagaaaaaaCTTATGGATTTGCATATGTTTACTAGAAATTTCTTTAgagagaagtatttttttttttacatttttaactgaaATGGGGTGGCGTGAGCACTATGGAGCATTCATTCATACTGTAAGCCAGAGGGCGCCGTCGCGCAGAAACTCAAAATATGCCACACAAAAGTAATATCTTTTATGAcattccaggaaatccctaatatggacaaaggcatccagtgtaatagtgatgggaagttcggatcatttaaCTGACTTGGATCTTTGAATCTcgtcatttcattcatttctgcagaatataattaaaatgttacatgttaATATCCAAATTCCCCAACATATCTATTTATGCAAACATTGATCACATTTTGAATAAGTCAAAACTATAATGCAACCAAGACCAAATTATAAGAAACAGACATGATTAATTCATTGCTTAGCTGGCTGTGCAGTCTGCTAGTTCACCTCACCTCCCAAGTCTTCGGGCCGTTCGTTATTTTTTCACGTCACATCCCCGTAAGGCTAACTGAAAGCTATGCAGTGTTAACAGGAAAGAGAATTGTTCACCTCTCGAGTCCTCAGGTACGAGTTGTTCGTTCTTTCTTGATAAGAAGTCACATCAGATCGCAAAAGGAAGTCAACTGgtgttatgaagtgagtttggagtaaaaatatgctgttaaatgtgcattttgttggacaacaggtttatAAATGCTTCTCATAACACTGTGGTTTGAGTGAATCGGCTGTCCGAGAGAAGAGAGAGTATCGATagcctacttaaaaaaaaaaaaaaaaaaaaaacgttttgaaaCCGTTTTAGATATTTCAGTATTGATCAATattttttgacaacactaatagcTAGTTAAGTTTCCActaccaaaaatatttaagtttagatgatgattttaaattaaaatttaatgtttggaacaacttcatgtttaataaattgttacttttgggtgaattatccctttaggAGGGTATTCTCCTTCAAATCATGAACGGTGGATttgttttgcaggtgttttgtgtggtgtgcTGTGACCTGAGATTCAGACTGACTCATCTCGGTGGGAAAGAGGGGCGTGTGTGTGTCACCTGTCATTCAGCTTTGATGAGCCGTGAGTGTCGTGGTGGATTCTCCACTTATGTGCTTTCACACATTAGTTACACAGTTACAATGATGTCATTTCATCAGGGACGCTTCGCAAGGACCAGAAGAAGGTCTGGTTTGCAGATAATCTCCTTCCTCAGTCTGAGAGTAGAAGTGCCAACAGCTCTCCCGTTTACAGGAGCGTGTCCCACACAGAGAGGGCTGAGCTCGCCCAGGCGGTATGACAGGACATCTTTCTGCTTCTCTGCTTGTCTgtgatttcatttaaatgtgttattttccctttcatttttgtaacttctaaaaatatgaatataaatcatatagaaaaaatgaatatatatatacatacagtaaatgtaaatatttcttatttacatttatttcttaaatgaaaataatatttcttaaatattcatatgtatgtGTGTCGATTTGATGGCCCTAatgaatttatttactttattttgcttgatttttattttgtttttatttcccaTTAATCTTTGTGAagaaacatttttacagtcttaTAACAaccctatattttattttaatgtctttttaatctttgtaaaatgaatttaaataacgCTTTTGCCCCTTGTAATGACCCTTATTgagaggatgttttttttattttattttattttattgtttctcttTATTCTTTGTGAAATAACATTTagataaatattacttttttatctttttttttttattagcacaatgactttcaaggtttttttttttttttttttacgctgtAGGAAGTGTCTGACCTTAGTGGAGATGAAGTCAGTGGTCTTAGTGGCAACTCTACAAAACCCGCTCCACCGAAGGACCTTCCCCCTATTCTGACATCTACAGGGGTCAAAGGAGGTAAGAATGTGTCCTAATAATAAGCACACTAGCTCTGACTAATtaggaataattcaccccaaaatcatttttccaaacattcattactttcttctgtggaacaaaaagatTTTCCATGTAATGAATGCATACAGTAATCACAAGCCGCCATGCAccaaataaaaacaccataaaactaGTCCTTTTATGATGGGAACAATATgagagtaaacaatgacaaaatgttatatttgagtAAATCATCACTAAAAACAGTCACTATGAGATATTGTTGatatttctaaagcatttaatGAGTGATTTTGATATTTGAGAGGCTGGTTCTTGTCTTTATTTCCGCAGACTACACTTTGGAGGAGAAGAGAACAGAGTCGTCGCTCTTAGAGGAGTTGGAGAGAGGTCTTGCTGAGCCTCTGGTGTTTGTGCTCAACGCAAACCTGCTGGCTGTGGTGAAGATTGTCAGCTGTATGTTGCAAATGTTACTCAACAAAGCTGTGTTGTAGTCAGTGTGGTCAGTCGTTtccaaactctgtgtgtgtgtgtgtgcgtgtgtgtgtgtgcgtgcgggtATGCATCTGTTCTAAGGATGTGTGTGCAATAacagtttggtttaacttgaagaaattatgacagaagtgTATGACTATTTTATACTAAATtgtaattcttaaaataataatgatcataatatattattatttttaaggaacaTCGTGCAAGATATTTTTTCACCCATGTTTTAATTTACACAGTTCTGTTGTGCAGCATCTTAtttgacagaaaaataaaaaagcaatgttttgttgtaaattaattgttaatatgTTTTAGTTACAATCTATAAATAgattgattacatttttagttttttaaatggattttataaTGCATGATTTCTGATGATAAATGTGTATTAAACTATAAagcacagaatccagaaaaaattaatgaaataaaaaaaaataatttaaattaaaataaacataagttTAACTGTGAACAaacaagttacatttacattcattctcaGTGTCATACAAACATGTGGAAAGTTATTCTTTTCCCATTAATGGTAAATGATTATgatgattaatataatttttgcattatATGGGAAGAAATgttatgataatatttttggccatattgcCCATCCCTAACTTCTGATAACAGTAAGctggtgtgtctgtgtgatgaCTAAGGTGTTTTTGTGCTCCTGTAGATGTGAACCGGCGGTGTTGGTGTGTTATGTCGAAGGGCATGCACGCTGTTGGACAGCCAGAGGTGGTCATTTTACTGCAGTGTTTGCCTGAGGAGAAGAGATTCCCGACGGATATTTTCAATCATTTCATTCAGATCTACTGGGATGCCCAGACAGGTGAACCTTGCACAGGATGTTACTCAACCATAAAACTGAGACCACTTATCTGCAGTGGCTTTATAACTCTTGATCTTTCTATTTCTTCAGCAGCAGGAAAGCTTCTGAATCACCTGAGTCACTCTTTGGTATCCCGAGGCTTTCTGGGTAATAACGAGCATGCTGGCTTTCTTTACGTGCGTCCGACGTTCCAGTCTCTGGAGGGCCTGCCGTTACCTGCGCCGCCCTTCCTGTTCGGGCTCCTCATGCTCCGCGCAGAGGCTCCATGGGCCAGAGCCTTTCCCCTGAGACTCATGCTGCGTTTAGGAGCGGAGTACAGATGTAAGAAAACCAAAtcaatttatgattaatataccattcaaaattttgggactgtaagattttatatttatgaaagtctcaccaaggctgcatttatttgatcagaaatacagaaaaaacagtaatattgtgaaatattattttatggtcTCAGTAAGCCCAGTGGTTGAGTTTTTCATGCTTTCTTCTGTCCTGTAGTCTATCCCTGTCCCTTGTTCAGTGTGCGCTTCAGAGAGCCTCTCTTTGGACCCGTCAACAACAGCATTATGAGACTCTTAGTGGTGAGATTTGTGACCTATTTTACCCTCTCTTTCTTGTTACCGCTTCCTGTTTCgttcatttgatgttttttaattgatttccATTCTGTTTCAATTCTCAAAGGATTTCCGTTTTTACCGTTACACACTGCCGACGGTGCCGGGGCTCGTGGTCGATCTAGAGGCTAGAAGCACCTGTATAAGAATCCCTAAAACACGTCATCCAGAGGTACCACGACACCACACTAAAGGCTAAAACACACTATAAGACTTTTGCCCAGATTTACAATCTGGACCTGTTGATGCTAGCTgccaaaagtcagagccagtctgcagatttgagttgacagatttaatagaaaattacgtagtgtatgatggtcacagactccaGTCAgaggagatcaaacatgttttcatttgtcacgtGTTTCTGAGTGAGTTTTATCATATTCAGTAGGACGATCAAAGCAAAGATGGAGtagatcgcttccatcaacacccccAAAGCATGCACAGTCCGCCACTTCTGGGATCGCCATTTCACTCTGTAACATTAGgccagttttcatttatatgctgtttattgttgATGATCGCATTGTTTTTCATATGCATACATACCAGATCGCTCATTTCTGCGTCTTCATCGCATGTGTTTTTGATCAACACATTCtagactcattcaggagatgcGTTATAGTGCCCCCCAACAACAGCAAGAACACGGAAACCCGGAAAATTCAGAGTTTGGCATGGAAAGAGTTAATAAGTGTcgcttataataagtggacatggcaacccaTAAAAAGCTTTGCGAAATAGCcttccaaacataaacaaaacacatgaCTCTGTTGATGGAAGTTTGGTTGTAATCACCGAATGACAAGTCTTTGGTCGAAAATAGTGAACGTTGCTATGGTTACCACGGTGTCAGTCAGTGCAGTTCCGAGAGTGAGTTCTGTTCTGTACACACATGAAATGATAATTTAGTGGATTCACTCCTGTATTTAAATGCGGTTGTACTTGTGTGTACCACAGTGTGTACATGGCCGTAACATAAAATCATCTCAAATAAAACCGT encodes:
- the btf3l4 gene encoding transcription factor BTF3 homolog 4: MNQEKLAKLQAQVRIGGKGTARRKKKVVHRTATADDKKLQSSLKKLAVNNIAGIEEVNMIKDDGTVIHFNNPKVQASLSANTFAITGHAETKQLTEMLPGILSQLGADSLTSLRKLAEQFPRQVLENKAPKAEDIDEEDDDVPDLVENFDEASKNEAN
- the LOC109098430 gene encoding zinc finger FYVE domain-containing protein 9-like isoform X2 yields the protein MRQAVTATLSVWSERRFGYSTLKDSSESLLDERKLRPGLKEDSVIEEKERAENEQEQLEAVLGLPSSPVEDTHITDSPGPLDHPLDCKKSGEMEASLVSGRKRGSLGALPMQRCSSLGTTAPQWVPDSQAPACMKCGSKFSFTKRRHHCRACGKVFCVVCCDLRFRLTHLGGKEGRVCVTCHSALMSRTLRKDQKKVWFADNLLPQSESRSANSSPVYRSVSHTERAELAQAEVSDLSGDEVSGLSGNSTKPAPPKDLPPILTSTGVKGDYTLEEKRTESSLLEELERGLAEPLVFVLNANLLAVVKIVSYVNRRCWCVMSKGMHAVGQPEVVILLQCLPEEKRFPTDIFNHFIQIYWDAQTAGKLLNHLSHSLVSRGFLGNNEHAGFLYVRPTFQSLEGLPLPAPPFLFGLLMLRAEAPWARAFPLRLMLRLGAEYRFYPCPLFSVRFREPLFGPVNNSIMRLLVDFRFYRYTLPTVPGLVVDLEARSTCIRIPKTRHPELLKALNKSNERVLALGSCFNEQADSHLICVQTEDGQYQTQAISIHSQPRRVTGSCFFVFSGALKPSSGYLAKSSIVEDGLMVQVTMETMAELRRSLREMKDFTVTCGKLHPAERQECVHIQWQDEEPCFNKGIISPIDGKSMESLTNSKTHQRLEYRASGKLIRWTEVFYLLKDQPPNGLNNHTSHNRLTERLARAFCLALCQSLCLLKEDGMTKLALRVILDGQKMEFLAGSNGQRLPAPYQDCLNQSLTSVVQSNSQYQGLAACQLELIFYILEDTS
- the LOC109098430 gene encoding zinc finger FYVE domain-containing protein 9-like isoform X1 is translated as MRQAVTATLSVWSERRFGYSTLKDSSESLLDERKLRPGLKEDSVIEEKERAENEQEQLEAVLGLPSSPVEDTHITDSPGPLDHPLDCKKSGEMEASLVSGRKRGSLGALPMQRCSSLGTTAPQWVPDSQAPACMKCGSKFSFTKRRHHCRACGKVFCVVCCDLRFRLTHLGGKEGRVCVTCHSALMSRTLRKDQKKVWFADNLLPQSESRSANSSPVYRSVSHTERAELAQAEVSDLSGDEVSGLSGNSTKPAPPKDLPPILTSTGVKGDYTLEEKRTESSLLEELERGLAEPLVFVLNANLLAVVKIVSYVNRRCWCVMSKGMHAVGQPEVVILLQCLPEEKRFPTDIFNHFIQIYWDAQTAAGKLLNHLSHSLVSRGFLGNNEHAGFLYVRPTFQSLEGLPLPAPPFLFGLLMLRAEAPWARAFPLRLMLRLGAEYRFYPCPLFSVRFREPLFGPVNNSIMRLLVDFRFYRYTLPTVPGLVVDLEARSTCIRIPKTRHPELLKALNKSNERVLALGSCFNEQADSHLICVQTEDGQYQTQAISIHSQPRRVTGSCFFVFSGALKPSSGYLAKSSIVEDGLMVQVTMETMAELRRSLREMKDFTVTCGKLHPAERQECVHIQWQDEEPCFNKGIISPIDGKSMESLTNSKTHQRLEYRASGKLIRWTEVFYLLKDQPPNGLNNHTSHNRLTERLARAFCLALCQSLCLLKEDGMTKLALRVILDGQKMEFLAGSNGQRLPAPYQDCLNQSLTSVVQSNSQYQGLAACQLELIFYILEDTS